DNA from Chelonia mydas isolate rCheMyd1 chromosome 3, rCheMyd1.pri.v2, whole genome shotgun sequence:
ttccacaatttcagcctgtgcacgtcggcggaagcactctatgtagaagtccagtctgttgtttcgaccttcaggaggagtatacccagaatccttctttttgcagtcttggtaggaagctctctatgggttagtatgttgttcagaggtgtgttggaaatattccttgagtcggaggcgtcgaaaataggattctaggtcaccacagaactgtctCATGTTCATGGgagtggagggacagaaggagaggccccgagataggacagattcttctgctgggctaagagtatagttggatagattagcaatattgctgggtgggttaagggaaccactgttgtggcccctgtggcatgtagtagtttagatagtttagtgtcctttttcttttgtagagaagcaaagcatgtgttgtaaatggctcgTCTAGTTTTTgcaaagtccagccacgaggaagtttgtgtggaaggttgtttttttatgagagtatccagttttgcgagctcatttttaatctttccctgtttgctgtagaggatgttgatcaggtggttccgcagtttctttgagagcgtgtggcacaagctgtcagcatagtctgtggggtatgtagattgtaatggattttttaccttcagtccttttggtacgatgtccgtctgtttgcatttggaaaggaagatgatgtctgtctgtatctgtatgagttttttcatgaagttgatagatttccactctaAATTCAGTGcattgcataatgacaggtttcagagtagcagccgtgttagtctgtattcgcaaaagaaaaggagtacttgtggcaccttagagactaacaaatttatttgagcataagctttcgtgagctacagctcacttcatcggatgcattcagtggaaaatacagtggggagatttatatacatagagaacatgaaacaatgggtgttaccatacacgctgtaaccagagtgatcacttaggtgagctattaccaggaggagagcggggggtggggggaaccttttgtagtgataatcaaggtgggccatttccagctgttgacaagaacttctgaggaacagtggggggtggggggaggataaacatggggaaatagttttactttgtgtaatgacccatccactcccagtctctattcaagcctaagttaattgtatccagttttcaaattaaaaagaagCTTATCTGAACCTTCTGGGTCTAGAGAAGGAGGCTGGAAATCTTAACAGCACAATCTTCTACATGGATTTCCAGTACTTCCTTTTACTGGTTATATTTTGAGCCAAGAAGCATAAAGCTGTGCAAAAATTACAAACTTGAAAACAGGGGGTTTGAATTTCAAACTCACTCAAAGTTCAGGAGggtttggatccagagttttAGGTTAGCCCATTATTGAGTTAGGGATGAGATGCAAAATTAGGATCCAGATCCAGATTTGAATCTCCGACAAAATTTGACATAAAGCTACTCAGAAgatgggtggttgtttttttttaatttattttctgtgtgaaaaattttgattgaaaacatttttcccattttaactgattttgatttttcacGTTAACATTGAAAACCCCAAACTAACTTACTAAATAAACAACATTTAGTCTTCTGGttgctgaaaaccaaaacaaattgtGGTTTGGGGATTTtgaatttttataaaaaaatctcaaaaattttcagacTATGGAAATTTTCTCACAAAGATGTCCATTGCAGTGAAAAGCCATTttccactaaaaaacaaaaacaaccaacaaaattttagaaggaaaattttaaaaccaGCTCTACTTTGAGGGTGTTCAGATCTAAAGATTTTGGTATGgatctgtttttaattaaaatgaaagcaaACTGTATTAGAACATTTCAGAACCTTAAACGGTTTTGTTCAAATGTGGTTCAAGAAATGGATGAAAGTTCACATGGGAAAGCAGAAATTGGTATATCTCCTGAACCGGTTCACCTAACCCTGCCTGAGACCCACTGTCTGTTTTTGTGAACTTCTTAAAGGCTCCAATTAAAATATGCACAGAACAGCAGGCTTTCTACTTCTTTATTCACAGTTCATACACAACTCTGATTAGACAAAgcctctgatttttaaaaaaataacctgttAGATGATGATTGAGAAAAGTGAAGTCTTGGTCAGCTGGAATTCTGGTAGCCAAGCCAtagtgaaaaaaaatccaaaatggccATTAATCAGACACAGGAAACCACTGTTCATTACAAACTACATTTGCAGAGCCTTGGTTATAACAGTCTTACAGAGTGAGCCAGCTCAACCAATATgctgagaagaaagaaagaaagaatttaatcaatcaaaataaataattaaatatcttaatttaaaaaaaaaatacaaacaattcCAATCTGGTTATTTTATGGAGACACGTTTTTAATGAGCCACATGTGAATGTGCAGACTCTTCTAATCTCATTGTATTTTGCTGGCTGTTACTTGTGCTCTCAGAGCCAGTTGATTTCTCAGCAACATTGTAAAGAGTGTAAGCATTTGCTTGTTTAAATAGCCCATTCTGAGGGAAGACTAGGGAGTTCATGGACTTTCTTCCAAGGTTTTGGAAAGTTCAGAACAAACTGACTGCTCTGTGCAATATTGTAGTCAGCCctaaatgtcatcagtcaatgggcaagattctgttctcagctgtGCTGGTGTGAATGCAGAGTAACTCCTCCAAAGTCACTGGAATTACTCTAGAGCTACATCTCTGTAACAGAGCAGATTCTGGCCTTATAAGTTGTCTCCAGTTCATTAGCTTTTTAATTGCaaacaagggcctgatcctgggttTCCCAATTTAAGGGTTTGCCAGTCTGGAGTCCCACTGAGGTCACTGCAGTTCCATACAGGAGCAAGGGGCTGATCAGGAGTGAAGCCAAGGCATGCTAGAGTTCAATTTTATTTGATCTTTTCAAACAACTATAAATCTCCAGATTTGATGAAGATTGGGAGCCTTCCTCTCCCTGATATGTAGCTAGCTAAATCAACTCAATCTTTTATATTTCATACAAAAGAATTGTCGCCCTTAATTTCTTAAAGTAATTCACCAATAAAGTGATCAGAACTAAGCAGATCTGTTCATACGACTGCCCATAGCACAAACGAATCATTTTGGAAAAAGTCCTAGTGCACAGTCAAAAGGGTCATTGATAAGGGTCATTGACAGCAGTGATATGAATCAGGGAATGAGTGGGACAAAGCCACCTTGCATGTGTTTGTGCTAGTATACTTGCCAACTTTCTAGCTAGGAGTGGGAGTTTCTCTGCTTCAGGTCTCCCTTCTAGCTCATCCTCCTTAAGGTTTTCAGGCCAACCTGCTGTCTAGAATGGGAGATGAACTTTGAAAGGTGATCAGTTTCAAAAGCTCAAAAATAAATTGGGTATTTCTCCCCAATCTGGCATTCATAAGAGGCAACAGATTTCCACTCCCACCCCTGGCTCTCAATCTAAATAAGCTGGCAAATATACAGTTAAGGTGAGAATATCTAAAACAATTCAGCTAGCTGTGAGGATTCTTTCTACGTAACAGAGTAATTATCTGCCCCCTATCACTATAGCATCTGAGCACGTCCCCCCAGAGATCCAGTGGGCTTTTGGGTGAACTGCCCAGTtcatctctcattctctctcttttccttttatgattTGGATGAAGTGGAAACATGCAAATCATATGCCAAGCAGCATCTGCAAGTTTGACATATCCACTGATGCTCTCCTCACGAGCGCCACATCAGTAATGAGCATCTTATAACCTCCTCCAGCCCTGTTAAAACAGAGGTTTTTGAATATACCTGCTAAGGAAATTTCTCCCTTAGGGTCAAACTCTTTTTGCTTTCAGACAAAACCTCATTCCTACTACCTCAAGGTTCCCACTAGCAGTGTTATTTTGGATAGATCACATCAGAAAAAAAGTATCCTTGAAAAGGGCCAGAGAAGAACCAGTTCTGTACATTCCTAACCCATCTACTTGAATTTTTCAGCTCAATATCctattttttaaagttcccaATAAAATAGGTGGCTgatattaacaaaaaaaaaagatgtatagTTGCAAATACTGATGATGATTGCCAATAATAATACTTGCTCCAGCTCTTGGGTTCAGATTCCAGAGGGTTTTTTACCCCCCTGTAGTTGCCTTATGTTTTCTCTAGGGAGAGGCAGATTTGGCCCTGACCAATACACTTTAACAGCTGAAGTCATGGGGATGCCAACCAGAAACATGATGAAGAATATCTCCTAAGACAACAAGGAGAGGAATCTGTGAACTGGGAATCCCCTGGGGATACTGAGCCCTTGCGGATGTCAGTTAGGATTTGCTGAGCCGCTTGGCCACATCTGCATACGCTTGCTCAATTTCTTTGTCCGCAGCACAGGTGTTGGTGAATTCATCCCTGGCATAAGCATTCTTCAGGTATTGCCATAGCCCCGTCATCTCTGTCGGGAACTCATAGTTGCGATATTTCTTAGCTACAATCTAGAGCAAGGACAAAAAAGAAACTTGCTGGTTTTAGGCTTTTAAACTTCATTCTTTTTGTTACACAACAGACAAGGGAGTCAAAAAGGGCAGGGTCCAATAGTACAAGCCATCAAAAGGTCAACATTTCCTGACCATTACCATGCAAATACAGTACCTAGTCTAAGGGCTTGTTTGCACAAacacttagtttgcagcaagctggggcgTAACCCTACCCCACCCTAGTATCCGTGTGGTCCAGgctgccatgcactaaaagtGTGCTTTGATCTTCCCTGCTTTGAAAGAGGAGTAAATTaaaatgcactagggaacttttagtgtgtggcaGCAGGGCACATGTAGATTCTTAGTGCGCAGCAgactagtgtggggtagatttataccccagcttgctgtaaactaagtgttcatgtagacaagaaGTAAAAGAAGTCCAATACCACAGTGCGGTCACTGATGCCAAATCCTGACTTAGTAATAGCAAGCACTGTATCCAAAGACCCAACAGGCTCCACCATGGGTTTTTCCCTCATTCCTATGAACATCACCTCTAACAGCTGTGCTCCCTGGAATGGCATTATCAGATAAGAAGCCTGGTCGGATGACACTTTAAAAGGTAGATGGTTTAAAGGGTGTGAACTGAGAAAAGacttaaaaaatgaaatgtactGCGTGGTCAAACAATCATGGCAGTGGATATAACCATCTACAAACAATGGAAAGATATACACAATGAGGAGGGGAAATAACTGTTTAGAATGGTACAGGGCACCATGACTTAGATACCAAGAACTAGGGGCCTTACTAACATCTCATATTGAACTAGGAGTATCGGTGTGAACTGGGAAAAAACATCTGTGAATCAGGAAGTTTCCTATCTTTGAGATTTATTAGACTGGAAATCTCTGTAGAAGCCCAACCATTAAAGAcatttaggccttgattcagcaagttacttaagcacatgccttacTTGCAATACGTATATAATCAATGGGACTAACTCATGTGCTTACGGTTAGaaacatgcttaagtaccttgctagACTGGGGCCTTTCGTCCTGATTGGGCAATGAATTTAATAATACACTGTATGTAACAATCCTGCAGTGACAGAATGGACAAATTGATTGGGCGGGAAGGATTAGTTAATTTATTGggtctttcccatctctagtTTTTATGAGTGTAAAGTTACTCCTGAGCATAAAGGGAATTACATCCATATGTACTGTACAGCTCCCCTCTGTTTTCTAAAGTACTTATTAGAGTTTCCATCCATCTCAGGTTTTTCAGGACAGCTCTGTTCTTACAAGGGATTATGGTTTATTCTTATTACCAGGATCCCTTTGGCATACTCTAGGCAAAATCCATTTCTAAGTTGCATCTATGCAATCCCACTCCTTTCAGAAGTGTTTCACATGTGAACATAGAGGCTAGAACCCACTCAtcaatttaggtttcagagtaacagccgtgttagtctgtattcgcaaaaagaaaaggagtacttgtggcaccttagagactaaccaatttatttgagcataagctttcgtgagctcacgaaagcttgtgctcaaataaattggttagtctctaaggtgccacaagtactccttttcttttttcatcaatTTAGGTTGAGATGCACACAATTTCCAATGGAAGTCTTTAACCAAATGAGAACGTTCTTATATGACTAGCTTTTGTGTCTGTTAAACAGACCTAAAACAATAGTCTGCGGCTATGCACGTCTATAAGAGATTTATAATTCTACAAGATCTGTTTACCTATCTTTCATTTTGCCTTAAGGAGATGGGAACTAGCAATAGGCCACACAATGAAAGCTTTAAGCATTAGCATTAAAATGTCTGGCTATGCCTCCATGAGGGAGGGTGAGCCAAAGAAAGTGCCAAACCAGTGAGAATATTATCACATTGCTTGTGTAAGTGACTTATGCATCACATTCTGTGTTCTCTTTTTATACGTGTAAGTCAGCACTCACCATGGCTTAGCTTATGTTTTGACTCATGGAGCCAAGGCAGATGCATGACTTGGCTCCACTTTCTAGCTCCTGGCTTGCCAATGTCTACCAGGtacttgttttttttctgaagaaaCATGTAATCTGATAAATTGAATAAATACAGCACTTAGAAGAGAGAATGATGTACATCCTTTGCACTACACCAGTGACCATTCTGTATCTTAAACCTGGGATCCCGGACTAACTTTCATTGTTAACTTTGCTATGTGAAATACCAGCTGAACAGCTGGTACATCTGAACAGCTCTTTTTAGGTTACACATGGGTGGGAATGGATGCATAGGGTAAAAATTCAGAGTGAGGAGACCTGCGGTTCTAatcctggatctgccactgactcactgtgtgacactggacaagtcacttcaagctctctgtgtctcagtttccccatctgtaaaaaatggGGCAAATTATGCTTAGCCACTATTGTACAGTGCTTTAAGATCTGTGGAGAAAAGcactgagtatgtctacactgcagttacatACGTGCAGCTGGCCAGTGCCAtttgactcgggcttgcagggctcaggcttaaTTCAGGCTGTTTAATTCTGctgtagacgttcgggctcaggctgcagcctgagctctgggaccctcccagcgCACTGTGTCCTAGAGCCTGGCTCTatcccgagcctgaatgtctacaatgcaattaaatagccccccgagcctgagccccgtgagcccccgtcagctggcacaggccagctgtgggtttttaatcgtactatagacataccctaagtgttaAGCATTCTTTTCATACATACGTAGTGCTACCTGATCAAGCATATACACACAATcgtcagaaaaaaataaaaataatttataaaatggTCCAGTGGAAAGAAAGAATCTGGATGACGAGGGTTGGCAGCTGTCATGGTAGCTAGCTTTAAAAATACACTTCCTATCAAGGGAAGCCAAAAGGTCGCAATGCTTATGCAACCCTATTTTATAAAACCAATGTGTGCAGAATGAGGGAGACAGGGGCACTGGCAAGATAATCAGTCCAAGGAGATGTGCGGTTTAGTTGAGAGAGCCAGGTGTGATTTGATACCAACGtgaagaaacaaaaaggaaatacagtgaCAGAGTGCAACAAGTGCAAAAgattaaagagaaaatatttttaaatagtccaAATTAAAAGCAAACTGGCCTGTACTGTATTAGCTGTGAGATATGCCGGTACATTCCTAATAGCTCCAGCACAAGCTTCTGCTCTTTCCTCCCTGCAAACCCAGACACTAGGGAAAGAAGAAAGCTGTATATATATTGGCCTCAAGCCCTTCCTCTTTCCCTGGTCACTATCTGCCAGAGAGGTCCTTAGTCCATAACCCTGGACCTTCCCCTATTATGTATGTTCTTGAGGTTGGAGAATTGGACTCCACCAACCCAACAGTATCTGGAAGGGAGGAGAACTTCAGCTTGCTCTGACCCCTTTGACATCTACCGGCAGTGGGGCAGATAATGCTGTGTAGGAGAGATCTAGTGAATTTAATCGATCACCTCCCTTTTAACTCAGAGGAAGGGATCTAGCTGCTCAGCAGGCCCCATATCCTGTTAATGCACCTGCTAGACTTACGCTTGGCTGCCAGAGCAATGGGGGGAGTCCTGTTTGCTCTGCCTTAGTTGTGGCGGACATCCCACAGAACCCAAACACTGCGTACTTGCTGACCCAGGCTAGTGAATAGTGAGAGATGACGTCTCTAGGGAGCTAGGAAGTACCATGCAATACCCCAGCCTGTTCTTCCCATCTCACAGTGCACTGGAGATGAGCGGGGGCCTTACATTAATGCACATTCTATCAAGCGTTTCTTCCTCTTTCCAATCAAAGAGTCTTTTTACATcttgtttaattttctttgcaCTTTTGGCCAAGATCTTAGGACCTTACAAACTATTTACGGACCAGGCTCTTTCCTATAGAAAAGAAGGGACAGGAAGATAGAGCTACGGCATTGCTAGGATAGTTCAGGTTTACAGACCTGGGCACTTTACATTTGCTTGTCCATCAGATGAAGCCTTTTACCTTAACAACATGAAGTTTGGGCAGAAGGTTGCAATCGGCAAGCGTCAGCTCATCCCCATCCAGAAACTTGCGTTTAGACACTTTCTCCTCTTCAGTGCTGTCTGCATCAATTTCTTCAGGCAGAGGGGTGTTCAGATAGTCATCCAGCTTCTTTAATGCCTTTGTCAAACCTCTCTCAAGGcctttgtcaataaataaatagataggtGGGTGGGAAGAAAGAAAGGCTTAGAAACACTCTCATTGACACTGCCCCCCGTACCTACGAAGGTTAGGCCAGATGCTCTGTTGTGGGGTTCTGTTTGTGCTGTATCTCCAGTGGAATCTGACTGTAAAGCAGCTACTGAGGATTGCCCCAGTCTAGACCTAGTCTTCCAGTGACACGTGGCTGTTAGGCACAGCCCCTCCCTCCTACCAGTATAGCAACAAAAAACGGACCCTGGAAGGAGGAAAAGAGGTGAGGTCATGATGTTCCTACACTGCAGTGATCCTAGGCTGTGTTTTTGGTGCACTGCAGCCATTGGATCTCAAGGTAGGTAGAACAGCTGTAGATTGTATGGGGTGAATGGCCATGTACACATGGACTGGGCGATGCCCCGTCCATGTACACATGGACTGGGTGATGCCCCTGTACCTCCTCACACTGTTATTATTGAACATCCAGCAAAGAAGGTCAATGAATTGGAGCTCCCCAATTCCAAAAGCACTATTCTAGCTCTACAGTATTGCCATTAATATCAAATCTGGTTCAGTACTTCACGCTCACTTTTTCTTTCATGTGAATTCCTTTAAGGTGGTAGGAATGTCTCAGAAGATGCCAACCATAGTGCTATGGCGACATGTTCTCCCAGTCACTTAGAAGATACAGTGTGATTGAAATGAAAGCCATTTAACAACAATGAAATGTGATGCCACACAAAACACTTATGATATACAGCCTCTTCCCATTTCGAAACTGAATTTGGGTCAAGTTCCCCTTTCAGAGAGGAAAATTTGGACTTTTCACTTTAAGACTTACTAAAGGCTAAATGCTGCAGTCAGTCCTTCCCCACACAATAAATTCCttttgactccagtgggagttctGCACTCAAAATGATGACAAGATATAGCATATAACAAAGGTGCCAAATTCTCCCACAAAAACATCAGTCCAGGTGCAAGATCTCCGTGTCTACACTTCACGTTCATGAGAATGAACAAATTACAGATAGTTTACTCATCCATCACAAACTGTAGTATTTGCCCCATGTGActgagtagaatcatagaatatcagggttggaagggacctcaggaggacatctagttcaaccccctgctcaaagcaggaccaatccccaactaaatcatcccagacaggactttttcaagcctgaccttaaaaacctctaaggaaggagattccaccacctccctaggtaacccattccagtgcttcaccaccctcctagtgaaaaagtttttcctaatatccaacctaaaccacgcccactgcaacttgagaccattactccttgttctgtcatctgctaccactgagaacagtctagatccatcctttttggaaccccctttcaggtagttgaaagcagctatcaaatcccccatcattcttctcttctgcagactaggtaagcccagttccctcagcctctcctcataagtcatgtgctccagccccctaatca
Protein-coding regions in this window:
- the CLIC5 gene encoding chloride intracellular channel protein 5 isoform X5 encodes the protein MILWLKGVVFNVTTVDLKRKPADLHNLAPGTHPPFLTFNGEVKTDINKIEEFLEEMLAPPKYPKLAATHHESNTAGIDIFSKFSAYIKNTKQQDNAGLERGLTKALKKLDDYLNTPLPEEIDADSTEEEKVSKRKFLDGDELTLADCNLLPKLHVVKIVAKKYRNYEFPTEMTGLWQYLKNAYARDEFTNTCAADKEIEQAYADVAKRLSKS